The nucleotide sequence ggacagtcagcatggctttgtgaggggcaggtcatgcctcatgagcctgattgaattctttgaggatgtgacaaagcatgttgatgaaggtagagcagtggatgtggtggacatggattttagtaaggcgtttgataaggttcctcatggaaggctcattcagaaagtcaggaggcatgggatccagggaaacctggctgtgtggattcagaattggctcgcccataaaaGACAGTGGGTGggggtagatggagcgtattctgcctggaggttggtgaccagtggtgttccacagggatctgttctgggacccctgctctttgtgattttataaatgacttggatgaagatgtggaagggtgcattagtaaatttgctgatggcacaaaggttggtggtgttgtggatagtgtagaagtttgctgtaggttataacaggacattgataggatgcagacctgggctgagaagtggcagatggagttcaacccggaaaagtgtgaagtgatacattttggaagattgaatttgaaggcagaatacaaggttaatagcaggactcttagcagtgtagaggaacagagggatcttggggtctacgtccatagatccctcaaggttgccgcacaggtcaatagggttgttaagaagacgtatggtgtgttgaccatcattagttggggtattgagttcaagagccgtgaagtaatgttgcaactctatagaattctggttagaccacacttggggtattgtgttcagttctggtcgcctcattataggaaggatgtggaagctttagagctgcagaggagatttatcaggatgctgcctggattggagagcatgtcttatgaggatagattgagtgagctcgggcttttctcttgagagaaggaggatgagaggtgacttgatagaggtgtacaagatgataagaggcatagatcaagtgggcagtcagagtttttcccagggcgaaaatggctaacacaagggggcataattttaaggtgattggaggaaggtataagggggatgtcaggggtaagtttttttacatagagagtggtgggtacgtggaacacactgccggcagaggttgtgggggcagataaattagggacatttaagaagctcttaagtcgccacatgaatgatagaaaaatggagggcagtctgggagggaagggttagataggataaaatgtcagcacaacatcgtgggctgaagggcctgtgctgtgtagTAATGTTCTGTCTCATCAGATCTTAAGGCACTTTATAGCCAGTGAAATACATTTGAATTTTTGCACAACAAGCTCATACAAACAGGATTCTGATAATCACCAGATATTTTTAGCAGTTAACTGAGATATAATGATTGGCCTGGACATTAGTTATATCTCTGTTTATTCAAAATAATATCATAGGTGTTTTACATCTATTTGAAAGTATTTCAtgaatttaacatctcatttgcaAAGCAATACCTTCATCATTTCAgggtttggagagaaggaaagagagttgCATGTTCCATTATAGAAGCTTCTCCTCTTGTATCCACAATATGCATGGGCCAGGTCTATTTCAAGTTTTTTGGTCAGTTGCGACCCCCACCCAACCCTGCTTAGAATGTtgatagaaagagaaatagtttacatttcagatcaaacatcctttgtcagaactggcattaggaactcctgcagtaaggTTCTTGGACTGAAATGATTCATCAAAGACCATAACTTTGTGTCAGATATGCCTCCAGCTAGTGGGAACTTTCCTCAATTCCCATTGCCTACAGTTTTATTTGGCCTTTTTCATGTTATACTAAATCAAGTGCTCTCTTGGTAAGCCATCCCCCAGCATGATCTACAGTGGCTTTcaatgtttcagtgttaaaatgTATATCTTTGTGTCgtatcccaccccccccccgaccatTGTAGCCTTATgacctctgagatctctgcactcctctaaTTCAAGCCTCTTGTGTAGTCCTAATTTCAACTCTGATTATACTCTCACTGTCTAAACCCTAAGTTAATGGAATTTCTTCCCTGAACTTCTCTGCCTCTGTCCATTTCTCCTTAAACTCTACTTCTTTACCCAAGATTATGGCAAatctgcccctcccccccccccaccccacttaccCAAAGTGGCTTGGTGTCAGACTTTGTCTGATAACACTACTGTCAAGCACCTCAGGACATTTACAATATAACAACACCCTTTAAATCTGATGGTGTCGGTTTGTGTTTTGGAATAGGTACACAAAATAATATTCTTGGTTTTTTTTGGTATCACCCTGTGTCTTGGAAGACATCTGTATTGACTAAATTgttggctaaatggcctctttcaattCTGCTTGATTCTATTTATATGATTCCACAGGCATGTTAAGTTATCCAATTGATGTCTTTGTGTAAATTcacaatttttctctttccactgacatTACCTGAACTGCTGGGCAAATCCTACAACTCTGATCTGTGTCTCACAGTCTTCACATGTCCTATTGTTTGTTTTATCTCTCACTAACTCCCTCATTAATCTGTCAACCTGATAGCTTCTTCCACATCTTATCAACGTGACAATGTGTCCTCCTGCAAacagggatattccctttgtcctatccatctcttccctttcttctctgcaatgtaaaattaatctgttttctctctctcccagttctgatgcagtgtcttcaacatgaaatgttaattctgtttcttttgccacagctgcttcctgatctgctgagtgttttccagcattttttgtctgcttcagaattccagcaattgcattttttacatttttataagatatctttattagtcacatgtacatcgaaacagagtgTTTCGTAGAGTGTtttgaggggcagcccgcaagtgtcaccgtgcttccagcgccaacatagcatgtccacaacttcctaatccgtatgtctttggaatgtgggaggaaaccggagcacccggaggaaacccacacagacaaagggagaacgtacaaactccttgcagtcagtggctggaattgaacccgggttgctggcgctataatagcgttatgctaaccactacactatcgtgcctgcccattcTTTATATAAATAGTTTATCATTGTTTGTTCAGGTTTTTCATGTTTGATCCTTTCTTAATCCATGACTCAATCCATGACTGCAATCCCTGATTTAAGAGTTTAATAAACATGAACATGAATATTTGCAAATAGAATTTGTTGGCCATGCTGGCCTCTGTACATCTCTTGCATGTTTTTTAGAAAAATTGTGTGAAATTGAATGCAGTaatcttaattttatttctttattgtacACTTCAACACTTGTAGCCTTTTGTTGCAGGGTTATTCTGAAATTCTCCAATTAAAATGAGCAACAAACTACAAAATGGAAACAGCCAAAAGTTTGAAGCGTGTATTTGTTGGGGGATTACATCACTTGGTTTCTGAAAGTGAAATTAAGGAAATATTTAGCTCATTCGGAGATGTtacagctgtggatgttgtattcaGGAAAGACAACCAAGGTAATATTGAAGGAAACTTAAGTTTGATAGAATTTCAGATATAAAAGTTTGTTGCATGTGCCCAATTAGTTCCAAATAGTCTGTGATCTCTCTTTACCTCTCAGCCAGGCAATTGCGtcaattttgttaattttttttctcatttccctcaaaatcatgttttttttccaatataaGATTCGCATTTCAAAATCAGGTGAGACACCTGACTGAAGAAATATGGATCAACTTTCTGTAGAATCGGTATTAATTTAGGTAGATTTAACTTCTACAACTTACTATCTATTTAATTTCTTCAACTAACTGTAGAAATGTGcagataattttatatacttaatgGGGAATTTAGtgcaagatttattttattttcttcttcctcctctcacctaccTCTACCAGATGAGCATTACACAAATGGAACAAATAAATAGGTAATTTAGCTGAGAATAGATTACAAACTCTAGCttcttaattgaatttttttggcCTTGCATCTAGCAGGCTATCCATTCTGTGCACGTATATTGTAAAATGATTCTTCTTTGATACAAGATTTAGTTTGTCTTACAATGAAACTTAACTAATTACTTCCGCTTTTCTAGGAAATCCTGCGaaggtctttggttatgttaaTATAAATATCTCAGAAACGGAATTAAAACGATGTAGGTAtatcattaaatttatttaaaatattctttcttgcacagtttattttgtataaaggTTTCTGTTTTACTCcctgatatatttttaaaaggacAGACAATGTGATTGATTTTCCTATGCGACAATACATCGGATAGTTTCACAGGGCATAAGCAAACAATTACTTTAACATAGTAAAGTGTCTCTGGGAGGTGTGAAGCAACTGGTTTTATGTGTATTAGTGTTCACGTAAATTTCAGTTCTGCTCAAGAGCATTCAAGCCAAGACCAAAAAAGTAGCTAATTTGGTCCTTTTGGGAACCAGATGAGTATGAATCTTTTTGTTTGTAATTTCATCTGCTTAATTAGCTCTTTCAAGGTATTtatattcagcatttttatttattttctgattcTAGGCATGTCAGTTCTGAATAAATCAAAATGGAAAGGTGGAAAGCTGCAGATTGAATTAGCCAAAGAATGTTTCTTGCATAGGTGAGTAGCTTCAGTTTATCATCTTACAAATagttaatttttttgatttttgttttactaaATTTATACAGTGTTGCATTCTTGAAAGAGCTTAGATTCACTTAATGGAACTCAAATTTGTACAGTTTAAATTGTTAATATCTGTTAGTTGTCATGTTGTATTTATATATTATTTCTCCATAAGTGTTCTCCCTACTATTGAGGTTTACAGTCGATTGCCATCCTGTTTACtctaatttttttcactgtaatCCTAAATAAATTGTAAATATGTTTAAATCTGTTATATTAAATTTAACTTTTGCACTTTgagcatgaaaaaaaaacatgctatAGTTTACCAGATGTTCAAGTGCATGCAGAAAGTTCTGTGATGATGTGATGGTGAGCATTGATAAGGgcatgttgtttatttggattttcaaaagttaTTTGGCAAAGTTTCACATAATAGTCTTGTTTATAGAATTAGATCCCATGGAATTAATGTGACAAAGTGGAAGTGGTATTAATTAGGGGACAAAAAGCAGAGATTAGCAGAACTTTTTTGTTCTTCAGACTGGACAAGGTGGATTGCATATAATGGTGTCCTCTGGGGATCTATATTAGGCCCctaattttaaaatgtgtatGTTCAGAAATGTAGTAAAACCGAGATGTATATTAATAGTGTTAAGCAGCAAATCGACTGATTGGTGAGTGGCTGCCATCATTTCCAAATGAGGGTCATGGGGCAAGATGAcaaaactgtttaaaataaaacatacagaattcttaaCATTTTGACTTCAGATAGAAAAGAGGAGTTCATGCAAAACCTTTACGAAATACTATACAGGGGCACAACTAGTGTATTATCTAATTCTGGGCACTAAGATTAAGGAGGGACATCAGGTTCTGCAGAGGAGTTTTGTCTGAGTTGAGGAACGGGAAAAGTTGTCCTCATTTTCTATGGAGCAGAGaacattcagaaaatattttattaaaagtaTTAAGTATTAAAAGATCAAAACTATTAAGTGTTTTCTTTGGTAGATAAGAAAAAGCAGCCTCCAGTAGGCAAGCAGAGGGCACAAATTTGGCCGATTGGCAGAAGAAATAGCAGTGACTTGAGGGAAGAACTTtttggtgttgtgcatagtgagTTGCTGTGATTTGGAATGCATCACCTGAAAAGATGATGAAAGTAGATCCAACAGCAATCTTCAATAAGGAATTGATTAAATACTTGAAAGGGGAAAATATGCATGGCTATGCAGGAAGAGTGGGCTTGTACAAACTAGATTACTCTCAAAGAGATGGCAAAGACAAAATGAGCCGAATAGCTTCCTGTGGTGTTATATTACTTTATCTTTCTGTCACCTCATCTCGGGCATCAAGCAAGAGTTAAAACTTTCATAGTTAAAACTTCAGTAATTAAACCAAAAACAGGCTGGTTTTGCATCTGAACCCAGttctttttctgcattatttGATGTAGACTTGCTCAAGAGCGACAGGATATAGCTAAAAATAAGCACAAACCTCATGTTGACAGCATAGCAAAAGTGGTAGAGTCTCTAAAGAAAGCTGGTGTTGAAAATTTTAAGATTAAATCTGCGGTGCCAGGAACAGAAGTACCTGATCATAAGGCAAGTAATGATTCTATAATATGTTTCgtgtaaaatttattttgtaatcgttaaattctaaaattatttttaatcagtttGTAAATCATACAAAATTGCATATTATCCAGTACAATACAgtaattttaattactttttgttttaaaagataatAAATTCATGAAAAAGGCAAATAAAGACAGTCTACGTCTTTTGTGAAATTCTTAGTTTTTCTGTTGTGCTTTCTTTGTTCCTTACATGATTCCAAGAATTTTATCCTACTACTGTAAGAGGAAAGACACTAAACATTGatcatcaaatttttttttaatcattctcaGGATATGCAGGTTGATGATGAGCCTGATTTTTATTGGCCTTCCTTAGCCTTCCTTGAGAAGATGTTAAGATTTCTTACCAATCTCACTtattctagctgaagaaattggaGACCACACAGACAAAATTAGTATTTTTAGGGTCTTGGAAATTGCTCAGCAAAATTATAACTTAGCTTCTTTACTCTTTCCACATAAATACAGTCCTTTGACCCTGCACCATCCTGTTGAATAATGTTCTGCCTTGACCTCTTCTAAATGGATGGTGCCAAACATTTGTCACAATGCGTTAACTGTGCTAACCTTTGATGTGAAGTTTTGTCTTCATTTCCATGTTTTTATAATCTATGGCCTGGAATCTGTGATGAGAATGGAGGAAATGAGGTAACTTCTGGATGGACATACTGAGCTAAAATACAGAAAACTAGAGGTTGTCGCCACTGATTTTCTGCCCCTTCTCATAGGGTATGCTATTGCAGccttctccagtttaatcatTCAAAATCAGAGAATTGTTCAAAGCTGACTGGGGAAAACTGTAAATATGTTTAAAGAGGCGTAACTGAGTTTTTAAGCAGCATGCTTAGCTCTACTGTTGCTTAATTATTCCTCAGAACCTAACATTTACTGATATTGTGTTTGTAGTCTCTATTGCCTCagctaaatattttgaaaatccactctttcttttaaaaaaaatattaaactttGTTTACAGTATTTCAGCTATCTTAATTTTGTGTAAATATCTCACACTTGTCCCTCGGTAAAATATGTGAAAATATTTGTTTACTTCTGGTTTGGTGTCTGTCAGGATTACAGCCTGTCAGATGAAATTGCTATTGCTTGATCAACACATCCCTTACAACAAATGCCCAAGAATGACTGATAGCAGGCTAGTGCAAATACACACCACACAGGTTACAAGGTTTTAGTTGTGGGTCTCTTTGAGATCAGCAGGGAGTACCATCTGACATCAATAACCCAGAAATCAATCCATTTGTATTGTAAATTATTAATTTGATATTTCTAAACTAGTTAACTACTTGATTACATAACGTAGAATATGTTCTAGGAGTCGCTGTCTTAAAAACTTGTacagtttagattttttttatacctattatcttttttttccatCAGGACTGGATTGTGAGTAAATTTGGAAGAGTGTTGCCCATTCTTCATCTccaacaaaacaataagaaaaaaatatcctTTTATGTAAAACTATTTCTTTTCCTGTCCTCAAGAAATCCCTTTACAGCAATTCAAGTACTTTTTTAGTGAAGTCACTGTTTTAATTTAAGAAATATGGCAACCAGTTTATTCCTATCAGGTTTTCACAAACAACGATAAAAtaactagataatctgtttttgtggTGTTAgtggagaaataaatattggcctggaaacTGGGAAGAACTCCCTTTTTTGGTTGGAAAGAGTGCTATGGAAATTTTTATGCCTGCCTGGGAGGACAGATGGACTTTTGTGAAACGTTTTCTCTGAAGAATCACATATCTATTACATTGGAGTGTCAACCCACAATCTTCCAGAAATACATTGTTAATAAGCAATAGGAGTTGAGTATGCATTTAAACTTAAAGGATGCCATGCATGTTCTACAGCACATTAGTTATTTTCACCCTCTAAAGGATTATATTGCAATTTCATGCGAGTGTTTTCTGCTGTTTTATTACATTGATTTAATTAGAAACACAATTTAGCACAATCCTTAActattttaacattaaaaagTATGATCCTTCTAAATATTGTCATAACATCAAGAAGCTTGATCACCTTTCGGATTCAGAAATCAAAACGCCAGTGACCAAACTTACGTGGCATCTTGATGAGCAAGATGACGAGGAGACAAATAAGAAAAGACGAGGGATTTTCCCTACTCAGACGCAAACTGTAAAAAGGAAGAAGCTATCTCTCAACAAATACAGTGTGGAGAGTTTCATTAATTCTGATTGCAATATCCAAACAAACAAAATACGTTCAGACTCAGTCAAACACAATGCCAGTAGGGGGTTTAATGAGCATGAGATTGATATGACCGGGAACAAGTTTGTCTTTCCTGAATCTGCTTCTTGTGCAGGCTTCAAGAATCAAAACCTTGTCAAGGAAGAAACTACTGCTGCCACTAAAAACAGTGCTATATCAAAAGCTCGCATAGCATGCCATGATTCTGATACTGAAGAACTGGAAttgattacagaagaggagaaaAGTAAAAGATTAAGTCAAACAGATGTAAAAGAACAAGACATTCCTTTGGAGGTGGTTGGTGAGGATTATATATTAAAACATGAAACCCACTGGGCATTAGTTAACTCAAAGAGACAGATGTTAAAAGGCATTAGCAATGACCCATCAAATAGAAGTGGGAGTGATTATGACTCTGCTGACACAGATGAAATTATCTCCACAAAAATGATTCCTTGCAAAAAATTGCCACAGACAAAAGCTAATAGTAAAGCAGATTTTGTGAACGGTGAGACTGAAGTTAACACTGGGAAAGGGGATTGTGAATCTCAAAGTAACAGCAGTAATGAGGATACAGTAGATGACAATTCTGAATCTAGTGTGGATACCGATTATGAAGAAATGACAAGAAATTGTTACCGAATAGACCTGTCACTAACAGACCTTGAACAGTTGGCAAATAAATCCTCTGAATCTAAGGAAACAAATAGTCAATCAGAGAAAAGTGAACTGGACTTTCCTAAAAATAagtcattaatcccatttgcactGAACCTCTTGCCAAATTCAGGAATGTCACTTTCACAAGACCTATCCATCTTGAACCAAAGGACTATTTCAGACAATATGTTTTCAGTTGTTCAGAATGAGGACAGCAGTGACTCTGAAATGGGATCGAACAAACAGCTAAGTAACTTGCTTTCTTGTAAAGACACTCATTGTCTTTCTGAGGTAAAGAAAACAAACAGTAGAGGGGTTAAAAAGGAGAAAGTGAATGGATCGAGGTCTGTGGTATTAGATTCTGATAGTGATGTGAGAAGTAGTTGCAAACCGCCACCTTTCAAAGGTACAAAATTTCTTCAAATCAGCACTTTCACCACAACCTCTCCTAGCTATAGTGTTAAACATGGTAtgtttgaaaatgaagaaaaatcaaaATCTGAAATGCATAAAATGTGTAACTCCACATTAATGAATAAAGATAAATTTGAAGAATCCAAGGAGGATGTTAAAGGTGGGAAACAAACAACGTTGCATACAAAACCAACCAACCCTCAGAAGATTGATTTGTCATCATCGTCTGTCACCAAAAGTGTCCATGAGAAGATAAAGATAGAATCTACAGATGGAAGTGAATCAAGTATTTCCCCTGGCATTGAGAATACTACTTGTAGTTTAGCTGCAGGATCTCCTCAGAATTTGAATAAGCGCTTATCGGACAATCAGAAAAGACTGGCTGCAGTACAGCAAAGACAAAAAGAGGCCGAAGTGCAAAAGAAACTCATCCAGGGGGCCCTCTCTGATTTGGTAGGTTcaaaatttttgtttcttttttttaatttgaaaattgatTATAGCAAGTCTTTTTTTCCTTCAGATTACTTGCTTAGGTTGACTACACAACACTAAATGTAAATCTAAATGTAAAGGTAGTAATGACACTAAATGTGTCTTTATTGATCGTTCCAGAAGACTCCATTttgtgttacaaaccagcaaccaaagaaacacaccgagtcatgtataagtgttaaaaactactttattaataactacttacgataataagaataataaaagtaaaaatgttagaatgtcagaagtaaaaatgttaaatctttaacattaaccccaaaaactaaactcatggtgtgtgtgtgtgtgtggcagactggcaaactcccaaactccaagtccaggaatagttttcaaagttcagttcagcaagccagaaggtgaaatgtgagcaaaggcttcttcaaaaccaccattgactgaagacaaaatgtagagagaaaatagagagtaattacgaaatccaaatgttccactttggaacccaaacgacacctcagtgtttactcagcagtggccgctccaccacatctgcctcaccccgaaaggcatccaaatcgtggccatccacacaaatacctgtttccctctacaggttaacgacaaagtggactccaccggattactccaaaaatccatacatggattgtagtgacagacacagttattgtttctcatccattgatagagaaactagcaggctggtttGAAAGAAAcaccttttttattatttgttgttTGCTAATGGTTGGCATCTGAAACTTTCTAAATTGGCATTGAATGAAATACTAAGAATATTGTTAAGCAGATGTTTTTGGTAGTAGTTGatacatttttatatatttataatttaacatttaacaaaatcttttgtaactgttaattaaaataaatataaacacaATGTACAAACAAGAATTGAATCAACAATACAAATTCCTAAAAAGCATTTTATTAATTACTTCTCTCCCATCCCTGATAATAGGCTGGTGTAAACTTTGTTTATTCTTGTCAGTgaaggtagttctgctataatgcaatGGTTCCGTTCCCAAGAAGGGTAAGGGGCTAGAGAGTTTCAGACTCAcaataacaaagttatttttcctgcaggattttaaaaaaataaagatgttTTTAATAGCTgtaagtttattttgttactgcaagCTAAAAATACTGAAGGCcatatgttacattgtttaatagagtatcctttcacaagtatcaatagaagcaattgcttgtcaatttccattgGCCTTCTGCGGTGAAAttagcagcctgtgttcttaagagacaattgTGTCTCGTCactgtggggaggttacatggAAACAGTATTTTTCCAagacagttttttttctgcttgtcaATTTTCAAAAGTAACTCCTAAATGGTTCTTTAGTTCCCAATCAAAATCGCGTTATAACTATCTTGGACCATATAttacaaatagtgttccctaattcatcaatttgcattatggaaacGTGTTACAGCAGAGCTACctgtagttaatcgtttattTTATTCCCTTTTTAAACATCTCTACATTATGAGTTTTAAGTTAGTGATGTACAATCACACTCCATGTTGGATTCCTCACTTTAGCCTCTaaagaaaaatgcattttcagatttataaaaataatatttttattacaGGAAGGTCAGAAAGCTGGGAAaggaaagcacattgtctttgaTTATGAAGAAGAGCCTGAAAGTGAGACAGTGTTTGAAGGTGATGAAGACAGTTgcagggcagaagatgcaaacacATCAGCAGAAAGTCGAGATAGAAAGCTTGTTGCAAAAGTAAGTACTTTAGtttttttggctttttttttgaaatctcaGCATCAAGCTGTTCTGGTTTAAGGATAATGTGACTGGTTGTCAAATAATACAATGTATATCTGAGTAACTATGTATTTTATCTTAATCTCGAGATTATTTACAAAGTGGCCTGACTGAAACCTTTTCTTTTTCGAGCCACTTTGGGTCATCTGAGACTGAAAGATGCTTTGGATTATGGAAAGCTTTGTACGAGCAATCTGTATCCCCAAACAATTAGGTTGAAATTTTCTACATGTACACATGTTTGCTCAATGCAATTTTATCCCCGTTTCTCCCTAGTATTGGTGACAATTCGCTTCGTAGTGCTGCAAAGTTGACTGCATTTATGTTGTACCTATAACAGAAAAATGACTCGAGGTCCTTCACAGTCAGATAAAAAACGAAGCAGAGGAAATCAAAGAATTATTAGAGAGCTGACCATGAAATTAGTGAAAGGCTTTGTTTGTTTGGGGCTACAGTTGGATGGGTGAGAGTGGAACGAAGCAGGAAAAAAAGAATTGGATGTTGTAGCTGATTCCATCACAGGCTGAGAAAAGGTCAAGAAATATAAAGCATCGTAATTACAGCTACACAGGATATCATTTGAAACTAGAAAGTGCTGAGGGATAAACTAACAGGAGAGATTCGGACATGTTATATGAAAGATGGGCATGGATTTGGAAGGCAGCCACATGTTCAGAAACTTCAGAAAGAGAAGAAGGTTTGGAAATGGTTCGGGTAACTCACAaggaccaaagaactgaaaatTCTTTTAAGGAGCTGGTAATTGCTATCCTTTTAAAAGTTGAGGCACAACACGTGAGGAGGATAATCCAGATTTGATAGAGCTGATCGTAGTTTTGTATCAGATTGCAGCCTTTGGAAACAGAAGATGGAAACCAAATCAAAGGAGATTGTCTGGGAGAGCCTAGATAAGGCTTTGCTGTGGACTTGGATATCAAAGAATCCGTTGAGGAGATCTGTGGCTtctgattttatatatatatatatatatatatatatatatataactggAAGGCTAGGGACTCGACAGTTTGGCTTTAAGAAGTATAATTCTTTAGAGTTCTTTAGATATAGTGTTGGACACAGAATGGTACATTAGAAGGGGTCAAGGAATAAAGGTCAAGTGGTGATAGATCAGAGATTCCTGT is from Pristis pectinata isolate sPriPec2 chromosome 6, sPriPec2.1.pri, whole genome shotgun sequence and encodes:
- the nol8 gene encoding nucleolar protein 8; protein product: METAKSLKRVFVGGLHHLVSESEIKEIFSSFGDVTAVDVVFRKDNQGNPAKVFGYVNINISETELKRCMSVLNKSKWKGGKLQIELAKECFLHRLAQERQDIAKNKHKPHVDSIAKVVESLKKAGVENFKIKSAVPGTEVPDHKDWIVSKFGRVLPILHLQQNNKKKIKKYDPSKYCHNIKKLDHLSDSEIKTPVTKLTWHLDEQDDEETNKKRRGIFPTQTQTVKRKKLSLNKYSVESFINSDCNIQTNKIRSDSVKHNASRGFNEHEIDMTGNKFVFPESASCAGFKNQNLVKEETTAATKNSAISKARIACHDSDTEELELITEEEKSKRLSQTDVKEQDIPLEVVGEDYILKHETHWALVNSKRQMLKGISNDPSNRSGSDYDSADTDEIISTKMIPCKKLPQTKANSKADFVNGETEVNTGKGDCESQSNSSNEDTVDDNSESSVDTDYEEMTRNCYRIDLSLTDLEQLANKSSESKETNSQSEKSELDFPKNKSLIPFALNLLPNSGMSLSQDLSILNQRTISDNMFSVVQNEDSSDSEMGSNKQLSNLLSCKDTHCLSEVKKTNSRGVKKEKVNGSRSVVLDSDSDVRSSCKPPPFKGTKFLQISTFTTTSPSYSVKHGMFENEEKSKSEMHKMCNSTLMNKDKFEESKEDVKGGKQTTLHTKPTNPQKIDLSSSSVTKSVHEKIKIESTDGSESSISPGIENTTCSLAAGSPQNLNKRLSDNQKRLAAVQQRQKEAEVQKKLIQGALSDLEGQKAGKGKHIVFDYEEEPESETVFEGDEDSCRAEDANTSAESRDRKLVAKDFKSRTIGKLFDSEEEEDDNDDHSESFKIKPQFEGKAGQKLLALQSRFGTDERFRMDERFLESEDENMEESVTIGSQDIEEEELVAEKRRALNILKSVVQDVIEKTEVNKEHRKLKHFKDVSALHYDPTRKDHIIYENKFEESKKESKAERKKRKEEEEKLPEVSKEIYYDVNKDLKGMFASSTKEKEVAWDKKDESQLENQCPESLEMPTIQHTFDFLSSKDAVKKDSTNFTFSFFEAAAHDSSQKPEHYKTEPVTTSAVPWHEDPRFQDSSSEDEGEIENCEDDTAESLVPFPEKKANFFFFFRDDQRLKDGPKLFCRTTDLTDERDVWEENRALLIEEYREKHKAARQKRKDKQ